A single genomic interval of Vicia villosa cultivar HV-30 ecotype Madison, WI unplaced genomic scaffold, Vvil1.0 ctg.000060F_1_1, whole genome shotgun sequence harbors:
- the LOC131623329 gene encoding beta-galactosidase 1-like — protein sequence MGFKLNVLLLVTLASSLIAQHEASVSYDSKAITINGQRRILLSGSIHYPRSTPQMWPDLIQKAKEGGLDVIQTYVFWNGHEPSQGKYYFEGNYDLVKFIKLVQQAGLYVHLRIGPYACAEWNFGGFPVWLKYIPGISFRTDNGPFKFHMQRFTTKIVNIMKAERLYESQGGPIILSQIENEYGPMEYELGAPGKAYTQWAAHMAVGLSTGVPWVMCKQDDAPDPIINTCNGFYCDYFSPNKAYKPKMWTEAWTGWFTGFGGPVPHRPAEDLAFSIAKFIQKGGSFINYYMYHGGTNFGRTAGGPFIATSYDYDAPLDEYGLLKQPKWGHLRDLHRAIKLCEPALVSADPTVMHLGNYQEAHVFRSKSGACAAFLANYNSRSYATVAFGNQHYNLPPWSISILPNCKHTVYNTARVGSQSAEMKMSRVPIHGGLSWQAFNEETTTTDDSSFTVTGLLEQINATRDLSDYLWYSTDVVINSNEGFFRNGKDPVLTVLSAGHALHVFINGQLSGTVYGSVEFPKLTFSEGVKLRAGVNKISLLSVAVGLPNVGPHFETWNAGVLGPISLNGLNEGRRDLTWQKWSYKVGLKGEALSLHSLSGTSSVDWLQGYLVSRKQPLTWYKTTFDAPLGVAPLALDMISMGKGQVWLNGQHLGRYWPAYKASGSCEYCNYAGTYNEKKCGTNCGEASQRWYHVPHSWLKPTGNLLVMFEELGGNPNGVFLVRRDINSVCADIYEWQPNLVSYQLQASGKVRVPVSPKAHLACGPGQKISSIKFASFGTPVGSCGNYREGGCHAHKSYDAFQTNCIGQSSCAVTVSPEIFGGDPCPHVMKKLSVEAICT from the exons ATGGGCTTCAAGCTCAATGTGTTACTGTTGGTGACTCTTGCAAGTTCACTTATTGCTCAACATGAAGCTTCTGTTTCATATGATTCTAAAGCTATCACCATTAATGGACAAAGAAGGATACTACTTTCTGGCTCCATTCATTACCCCAGAAGTACTCCTCAG ATGTGGCCAGATCTTATCCAAAAGGCTAAAGAAGGAGGATTGGATGTGATTCAAACTTATGTTTTCTGGAATGGACATGAACCTTCTCAAGGCAAA TATTACTTTGAGGGGAACTATGATTTGGTAAAGTTCATAAAGCTAGTACAACAAGCTGGTCTCTATGTTCATCTGAGAATTGGTCCGTATGCTTGTGCTGAATGGAACTTTGG AGGCTTCCCTGTTTGGCTCAAGTACATTCCAGGTATCAGTTTCAGAACAGACAATGGACCATTTAAG TTTCATATGCAAAGATTTACTACTAAGATTGTGAATATAATGAAAGCTGAAAGGTTGTATGAATCACAGGGTGGTCCTATAATTCTATCTCAG ATTGAAAATGAATATGGACCGATGGAGTACGAACTCGGTGCTCCTGGTAAAGCCTATACTCAATGGGCAGCACATATGGCTGTAGGACTTAGTACTGGTGTTCCATGGGTCATGTGCAAACAAGATGATGCTCCTGATCCTATT ATTAATACTTGCAATGGTTTCTATTGTGATTATTTCTCTCCAAACAAGGCTTACAAACCAAAGATGTGGACAGAAGCTTGGACTGGCTG GTTTACGGGCTTTGGAGGTCCGGTTCCTCATAGACCTGCTGAGGATTTGGCATTTTCAATTGCAAAGTTTATACAGAAAGGGGGATCATTTATCAACTACTACATG tATCATGGTGGAACAAATTTTGGAAGAACTGCTGGTGGTCCCTTTATTGCGACAAGCTATGATTACGATGCACCACTTGATGAATACG GGCTTCTTAAGCAACCAAAGTGGGGTCATTTGAGGGATTTACATCGAGCAATAAAACTCTGCGAACCTGCTTTAGTTTCTGCAGATCCTACTGTAATGCATCTTGGAAACTATCAAGAG GCTCATGTTTTTAGATCAAAATCCGGAGCTTGTGCTGCATTCCTTGCGAACTACAATTCACGATCTTATGCAACAGTGGCGTTTGGAAATCAGCATTACAACTTACCTCCTTGGTCTATTAGCATTCTTCCTAACTGCAAGCACACTGTTTATAACACTGCAAGG GTTGGTTCTCAGAGCGCAGAAATGAAAATGAGCCGCGTTCCTATTCACGGCGGACTCTCTTGGCAAGCATTTAATGAAGAGACAACAACTACCGATGATAGTTCCTTCACTGTGACTGGTCTGTTGGAACAGATAAATGCAACCAGAGATTTATCTGACTATTTGTGGTACTCGACAGA TGTTGTGATCAATTCCAATGAAGGATTCTTTAGGAATGGAAAGGATCCTGTTCTTACAGTATTATCTGCTGGTCACGCTTTGCATGTTTTCATCAATGGTCAGCTTTCAG GAACTGTATATGGAAGCGTGGAATTCCCTAAACTAACTTTTAGTGAGGGTGTGAAGCTTAGAGCCGGCGTTAACAAGATTTCCCTCCTAAGTGTTGCAGTTGGACTTCCG AATGTTGGTCCACATTTTGAAACATGGAATGCTGGTGTTCTCGGTCCGATTTCGTTGAATGGTCTCAATGAGGGGAGAAGGGACTTAACATGGCAGAAATGGTCATACAAG GTTGGTCTTAAAGGCGAAGCCTTGAGTCTTCATTCTCTCAGTGGTACTTCCTCTGTTGATTGGCTTCAAGGATATTTAGTTTCTCGAAAGCAGCCATTGACTTGGTACAAA ACCACTTTTGATGCTCCGCTTGGAGTTGCACCGTTGGCTTTAGACATGATAAGTATGGGAAAAGGTCAAGTCTGGTTAAACGGACAGCACCTCGGTCGCTACTGGCCTGCTTATAAAGCATCCGGTTCTTGTGAATATTGCAATTACGCAGGAACCTATAATGAGAAAAAATGTGGAACCAACTGTGGCGAGGCTTCTCAACGATG GTATCATGTTCCTCATTCTTGGCTGAAACCAACCGGAAATTTGTTGGTTATGTTTGAGGAGTTAGGTGGGAATCCAAATGGAGTGTTTTTGGTTAGAAGGGATATAAATAGTGTTTGTGCTGATATTTACGAGTGGCAGCCAAATCTCGTTAGTTATCAGTTGCAGGCTTCCGGTAAAGTTAGAGTTCCTGTGAGTCCAAAAGCACACCTGGCATGTGGTCCGGGACAAAAAATATCGTCGATCAAATTTGCTAGCTTTGGAACTCCAGTAGGGTCTTGTGGAAACTATCGCGAAGGAGGATGTCATGCTCACAAGTCATACGATGCCTTTCAAACG AATTGTATCGGTCAGAGTTCGTGCGCCGTGACAGTTTCACCTGAAATTTTCGGAGGTGATCCATGTCCACATGTGATGAAGAAACTCTCAGTAGAAGCCATTTGCACCTAA
- the LOC131623330 gene encoding uncharacterized protein LOC131623330 translates to MHDPILSFSFILLFIIFISSLISLRKKTLLKNQKPVLTRNLETPDPTLLSLTDSQIRQPDEDESTPTETAPLHAFSDDDLNRSMDSGQDELKKKKKKKVACSGTEDDDGVERESSGSDTRPETGRLLDPFNSSSSVMQKKIKPQYDELVKCNDSNKLTLTQVVQFANSLVAARTELQHKADVTQRKFVITKALLCKADRSSINRLRQQIYKLELEQKRLEEDAFVYNWLQQQLKLSPAYNKMLEIGVSMEKEKSCKMGEKRDNEFSDISFEELLAQEKKDSFWQRNGKSKQWSG, encoded by the exons ATGCACGATCCCATTTTGTCGTTTTCCTTCATTCTTCTCTTCATCATTTTCATATCATCCTTAATTTCTCTCCGTAAAAAAACACTTCTCAAAAACCAAAAACCCGTCCTGACCCGCAACCTGGAAACACCCGACCCGACACTTCTCTCGCTAACCGATTCTCAAATCCGTCAACCAGATGAAGATGAATCGACTCCAACTGAGACGGCGCCTTTGCATGCATTTTCCGATGATGACTTGAACCGGTCAATGGATTCGGGTCAGgatgaattgaagaagaaaaagaagaagaaggtagCATGTTCCGGGACTGAAGATGATGATGGCGTGGAGAGAGAAAGTTCGGGTTCTGATACCCGACCCGAAACAGGCCGTTTATTAGACCCGTTTAATTCTTCGAGTAGTGTTATGCAGAAGAAAATCAAACCGCAGTATGATGAGCTTGTTAAATGCAATGACTCTAACAAATTGACACTCACACAG GTTGTACAGTTTGCAAATAGTTTGGTTGCTGCTAGGACTGAGCTGCAACACAA GGCTGATGTGACACAACGCAAGTTTGTGATAACAAAGGCTTTACTATGCAAGGCAGACAGGTCGTCTATCAACAGACTTCGACAACAG ATATACAAGCTTGAATTAGAGCAAAAACGATTAGAAGAGGATGCTTTTGTTTATAACTGGCTTCAACAACAGCTTAAACTCTCACCAGCATACAACAAG ATGCTTGAAATTGGAGTTTCCATGGAGAAGGAAAAATCTTGTAAGATGGGAGAGAAAAGAGATAATGAATTTTCAGACATTTCTTTTGAAGAATTATTAGCACAAGAAAAGAAGGATTCATTTTG GCAAAGAAATGGGAAATCAAAACAATGGTCAGGCTAA
- the LOC131623331 gene encoding transmembrane 9 superfamily member 7, translating to MKEKMGCTTVSARSTTVFLTTLLILISSVHSFYLPGVAPRDFQTGDDLYVKVNKLSSTKTQLPYDYYYLKYCKPSKIVNSAENLGEVLRGDRIENSIYTFHMRKEQSCTVTCHQPLDAESAKNFKEKIDDEYRVNMVLDNLPVAVLRQRRDGSQSTTYEHGFRVGFKGNYQGSKEEKYFINNHLSFRVMYHKDPETGSARIVGFEVTPNSINHEYKEWNDKNPQVTTCNKDTKNLLQGSTVPQEVDTNKDIVFTYDVSFKESDIKWASRWDTYLLMNDDQIHWFSIINSLMIVLFLSGMVAMIMMRTLYRDIANYNQLETQEEAQEETGWKLVHGDVFRPPINSNLLCVYVGTGVQIFGMTLVTMIFALLGFLSPSNRGGLMTAMVLLWVFMGLFAGYSSARLYKMFKGTEWKRNTLKTAFMFPGILFAIFFVLNALIWGEQSSGAVPFGTMIALVCLWFGISVPLVFVGSYLGFKKPAIEDPVKTNKIPRQVPEQAWYMTPVFSILIGGILPFGAVFIELFFILTSIWLNQFYYIFGFLFIVFIILLITCAEITVVLCYFQLCSEDYNWWWRSYLTAGSSAVYLFLYSIFYFFTKLEITKLVSGILYFGYMIIVSYAFFVVTGTIGFYACFWFVRKIYSSVKID from the exons atGAAGGAGAAGATGGGATGCACCACCGTCTCCGCCCGTTCAACCACCGTATTCCTCACCACTCTCCTCATCCTCATCTCCTCCGTCCATTCCTTCTACCTTCCCGGCGTTGCTCCTCGCGATTTCCAAACC GGGGACGATCTCTATGTCAAAGTGAACAAATTGTCGTCCACAAAGACTCAGCTTCCTTATGATTACTATTACTTGAAGTATTGCAAACCTTCCAAGATTGTGAACAGTGCAGAAAATTTGGGAGAGGTTCTTCGAGGTGATCGCATTGAAAACTCAATATATACG tttcATATGAGGAAGGAACAGTCCTGTACTGTTACTTGCCATCAACCTTTGGATGCTGAATCTGCAaagaattttaaagaaaaaattgatgatgaatatCGAGTGAACAT GGTTTTGGATAACCTACCAGTTGCTGTTCTGAGACAAAGGAGGGATGGAAGTCAATCTACAACATATGAACACGGTTTTCGTGTTGGGTTCAAAGGAAACTATCAAGGG AGCAAGGAGGAGAAATATTTTATCAATAACCACTTGAGCTTTAGAGTCATGTATCACAAGGATCCTGAAACTGGTTCTGCTCGTATTGTTGGATTTGAGGTTACGCCAAACAG TATTAATCATGAATACAAGGAGTGGAATGACAAGAACCCACAGGTAACAACATGCAATAAAGATACCAAGAATTTGTTGCAAGGTAGTACTGTGCCACAAGAAGTTGATACGAACAAAGATATAGTATTCACATATGATGTTTCCTTTAAG GAAAGTGACATCAAATGGGCATCACGGTGGGACACATATCTTctaatgaatgatgatcaaatcCACTGGTTCTCCATCATTAACTCTCTGATGATTGTTCTTTTCCTTTCTGGAATGGTGGCAATGATCATGATGAGAACTCTTTACAGAGACATTGCCAATTACAACCAGCTAGAAACCCAAGAGGAGGCCCAAGAAGAAACAGGGTGGAAACTTGTTCATGGAGATGTTTTCAGGCCACCAATCAATTCAAATTTGCTTTGTGTTTATGTTGGTACTGGTGTTCAGATCTTTGGAATGACACTTGTGACAATGATATTTGCTTTGCTAGGGTTCTTGTCTCCATCTAATCGTGGAGGTCTCATGACTGCAATGGTTCTACTGTGGGTTTTTATGGGTTTATTTGCTGGCTACTCCTCGGCGCGTTTGTACAAGATGTTCAAGGGCACAGAGTGGAAGAGGAATACCTTAAAAACTGCATTTATGTTTCCGGGCATTCTTTTTGCCATCTTCTTTGTGCTGAACGCTTTGATCTGGGGGGAGCAGTCCTCTGGGGCAGTCCCCTTTGGAACAATGATTGCTCTAGTATGCTTATGGTTTGGTATATCGGTACCCTTGGTCTTTGTGGGCAGTTACTTGGGTTTTAAAAAGCCAGCAATTGAAGACCCTGTCAAGACTAATAAAATTCCTAGGCAGGTGCCTGAGCAGGCATGGTACATGACTCCTGTCTTCTCAATTCTGATTGGTGGCATTCTTCCCTTTGGTGCAGTGTTTATCGAGCTCTTCTTTATCCTGACATCAATATGGCTGAACCAGTTCTACTACATCTTTGGCTTCCTTTTCATAGTCTTCATCATCCTATTGATCACGTGTGCAGAGATTACGGTCGTGCTTTGCTACTTCCAGTTGTGCAGTGAAGACTACAATTGGTGGTGGAGATCTTACCTCACTGCTGGGTCATCAGCCGTTTACCTTTTCCTCTACTCAATTTTCTACTTCTTTACCAAATTGGAGATTACAAAGCTGGTCTCAGGCATCCTTTACTTTGGGTATATGATTATTGTTTCATATGCCTTTTTTGTTGTGACTGGAACCATTGGATTCTACGCATGCTTCTGGTTTGTCCGCAAGATCTACTCTTCCGTGAAGATTGATTGA
- the LOC131623332 gene encoding uncharacterized protein LOC131623332 isoform X1 — MLFRFQIEDMNAFKAYKACVPIAYSPNLYITLVRGIPGTRKQHRRTLEALRLGKCNRTVMRWNTPTVRGMIQQVKRLVVVETEEMYKGRKQKEENHRALRPPLVINHQPAPAEGTL, encoded by the exons ATGCTGTTCAGGTTTCAAATTGAAGACATGAATGCGTTCAAAGCATACAAGGCATGTGTCCCAATTGCTTATAGTCCCAATCTATACATTACTCTGGTGAGGGGTATTCCGGGGACCAGGAAGCAACACAGGCGCACTTTGGAAGCATTACGTTTGGGCAAATGCAACCGAACTGTCATGCGATGGAACACACCTACTGTTAGGGGAATGATCCAGCAG GTCAAGAGGTTAGTTGTTGTCGAGACAGAGGAGATGTACAAGGGCCGCAAACAGAAGGAGGAAAATCACCGAGCTCTTCGTCCTCCATTGGTCATAAACCATCAACCTGCTCCTGCTGAGGGTACCTTGTAA
- the LOC131623332 gene encoding uncharacterized protein LOC131623332 isoform X2 has protein sequence MNAFKAYKACVPIAYSPNLYITLVRGIPGTRKQHRRTLEALRLGKCNRTVMRWNTPTVRGMIQQVKRLVVVETEEMYKGRKQKEENHRALRPPLVINHQPAPAEGTL, from the exons ATGAATGCGTTCAAAGCATACAAGGCATGTGTCCCAATTGCTTATAGTCCCAATCTATACATTACTCTGGTGAGGGGTATTCCGGGGACCAGGAAGCAACACAGGCGCACTTTGGAAGCATTACGTTTGGGCAAATGCAACCGAACTGTCATGCGATGGAACACACCTACTGTTAGGGGAATGATCCAGCAG GTCAAGAGGTTAGTTGTTGTCGAGACAGAGGAGATGTACAAGGGCCGCAAACAGAAGGAGGAAAATCACCGAGCTCTTCGTCCTCCATTGGTCATAAACCATCAACCTGCTCCTGCTGAGGGTACCTTGTAA